TGAATCATTTTAGAATTGGATTGAATATACAGGTGGAGTTCTGGATATGTTTGGTTCTGACAATCCTAGGATACATACCTGGAATAATATATGCACTCTATGTTCTTGTGGGGTAGTTGATATGAGCTTTGTTGTCTAAACAAACAAGACAGTATAAAACAATGTaaaatgttatgttttcatatcATGATTAACTGGTACTGTTTCATCTGTTTTCCTTTTAACTTGTTATTATTTGTCTTCATTATTTTCCTCTTGTCTGATAATGAAGGAAAAAGTGAATAATAAACCCATGTTCCAGAGTTTGGATCATTAGAAAACACTGGAGGATTGATTGAGTTGAAGAGGTGCATCTTTTGTAAATTGTGACTATGCTGTCTAAGATGTTCCTTGTATGATGCAGActtttatttaaatttctaaacataaATATCAACAGATGGATGCATTCGACAACGATCCTGTGAAGAAGTAATCGAGGATTAGGGTAACGAGTCtacatattttattattttgaataacaCACTACATACACTTGTGTATTATAGAGATATCTTACAAACAAGTATCTACTTACTAAGAATACATACTCGATAAAATCTACAAAAGGAACAAGAAGGTTATATGTCAATGCCCAGAGTCTCATTCAAAATTTAGGTCTCCGTCATTGAATTGGATGATTTTAATTTAACAACCTAAATAATTTTATTCTATTAAAAACtttaggatagttttatattatcTAAAGGGAATTTACCACCGTTACtacattttgcattttttttttcatttttactaTCCCTAACAAAACTAATaacttttataaagaatttttatcattaattttacTTAAGTTTATATTTTCAGTTTTACCTTTTAGTCATTAATTTTTCTCCCTCTTCTTTCACACTAACCCACCACGCcaactctatctctctctctttcattctcaAATATTATATTATGATTCAATTGTCGTTTTGACTATCAATTCATTTAATAGAATTTTTTGAACGTAAAATGTCATTTGATTATTTTCTTTTTCTCCTTTAGTTATTAAAGATAAAGAGGAAGACAAATGTGGAAAAGAATGACATATATGGGTAAAATGTAATGCTAATCCTATAAGAGAATATGCCCATTTAATGGGTCAAAATAATTGAGAGATTTTACACAAAGTCATGCACTGCAATTTGTAGAGTGTTTATTTAATTTAACTTTATTGGAATAGGTTTCATAAAAATTTAGTCTAATAAAAGCATTTTCTTTatcaataatataattttaaggaaggttttattattaattatttactactATGAAGAAGATtacttaattttttaataataatcaaGTTGTTTTTTaggattttgagattttatatTAGGTTGCAAATGTTGCAATAGTAGTTGCATCTCAAGTTGCAAATATGGTAATGGAGGTTGCAAATGTTCCAAATGAGGTTGTAAATGTTACAGTAATGGTTACAGATATTGCCAATAAGGTTGTAACTTAGGTTACAAATATAGGTTACAAATAAGGATATATTTTGCAACCTCCTTAGGTTGCAAAGGTTATAATAAATGTTGCAAATGTTGCATGGTTGTCAAAAAGGTTTGCTCATGTTACCAAAGAGGTTCTCATATAACCCGATACAACTCATGGCAACTTAAAAACTTATATGTTATTTCATCCTTATGCAACTCACTACAACTTCAAATACAATCTCATGCAACACAATGCAACCTAATACAAATAATAACAACTTAAAAATTTATATGCTAATTTCATTTTTATGATGCATCTAATCTCAAATGCAAATT
This genomic interval from Humulus lupulus chromosome 8, drHumLupu1.1, whole genome shotgun sequence contains the following:
- the LOC133794408 gene encoding low temperature-induced protein lt101.2, translated to MGSETLIEVILAILLPPVGVFLRYGCAVEFWICLVLTILGYIPGIIYALYVLVG